A portion of the Streptomyces rishiriensis genome contains these proteins:
- a CDS encoding COG4315 family predicted lipoprotein, with the protein MAGALTLTACGGDENSNGASDAAAASEEVSFKSGTAEQNKADLSTGDFAANAAPAKQAKESGPVIRNWVQLSAGAAGDLDPVVTNAAGFVLYRFDKDAPSQSNCFDQCEKTWPPYVVKPGGKVFIDGINKADVGFIKRGKGFQVTIGKAPVYLFSKDLAPGDTNGQGVGGTWFGVTPDGQRAGTDADAPEPDVEEPAAGSGDGDSNSTASELVKRSVEGFYKYAEDATDSESAVGTVKGTGCQNVPSLGGAISTIGPEDAASGGKPIKLWSGRDCTGESLLLRNGNAADLADMNFDNKTRSIFIGEFKDAS; encoded by the coding sequence GTGGCCGGTGCTCTGACGCTTACCGCTTGTGGTGGTGACGAAAACAGCAACGGAGCCTCGGATGCTGCCGCTGCATCCGAGGAAGTCAGCTTCAAGAGCGGTACTGCTGAACAGAATAAGGCCGATCTGAGTACCGGCGACTTTGCAGCCAACGCAGCCCCCGCGAAGCAGGCCAAGGAATCCGGGCCAGTGATCCGCAACTGGGTTCAGCTTTCGGCAGGTGCGGCCGGGGACCTGGACCCCGTTGTGACAAACGCTGCGGGGTTTGTCCTGTACCGGTTCGACAAGGATGCGCCCTCCCAGTCCAACTGCTTCGATCAGTGTGAAAAGACATGGCCGCCGTATGTCGTGAAGCCTGGCGGCAAGGTTTTCATTGACGGAATCAACAAGGCTGATGTGGGCTTCATCAAGCGGGGCAAGGGGTTCCAGGTGACCATCGGAAAGGCTCCGGTGTACCTGTTCAGCAAGGATCTCGCCCCGGGCGACACCAACGGCCAGGGTGTTGGCGGTACCTGGTTCGGTGTCACGCCCGACGGCCAGAGGGCGGGCACGGACGCCGACGCACCTGAGCCCGATGTCGAGGAGCCCGCGGCCGGGTCAGGCGATGGCGACAGCAACTCGACCGCATCCGAGCTGGTCAAGCGTTCGGTTGAAGGCTTCTACAAGTACGCCGAGGACGCCACGGACAGCGAAAGTGCGGTGGGGACCGTCAAGGGCACTGGTTGCCAGAATGTTCCCTCGCTGGGCGGAGCAATCTCCACTATCGGTCCCGAGGATGCGGCATCGGGTGGAAAGCCCATCAAGCTGTGGTCCGGACGCGACTGCACCGGCGAATCCCTTCTGCTCCGGAACGGAAACGCTGCAGACCTTGCAGACATGAACTTCGACAACAAGACCCGCTCCATCTTCATCGGAGAGTTCAAGGACGCCAGTTAG